A stretch of the Massilia varians genome encodes the following:
- the argA gene encoding amino-acid N-acetyltransferase, with product MENPTQFVQWLRSVAPYIHTFGGKTFVVAFPGELVTSGALPVLAQDLSLLLGLGIRLVLVHGSRPQVAEQLALRNVEGRFHNGVRITDTAALECAKEAAGELRLDIEAAFSQGLPNTPMSHAQISIVSGNFVVARPLGVIDGVDFELTGVTRKIVAEKIQPILQTEDSLVLLSPLGFSPTGEIFNLTMEDVAASAAIALHADKLIFITETGMMTDLAGTEIRELSSHQAEAVLQAGFLPPDAAFYLRHAIKACNSGVDRAHIVPFEMDGSALLELFTHDGVGTMISHENLESLRQATIEDVGGIIKLIEPLEADGTLVYRGRELIEREIDQFSVIDHDGVIFGCAALYPFPEAKMGEMACLTVSPDAQTQGDGERILKHIENRARAAGLTKLFVLTTRTSHWFKKRGFVPATVDDLPKDRQHMYNWQRRSQVFIKTL from the coding sequence ATGGAAAACCCTACCCAATTCGTCCAGTGGCTGCGCTCTGTCGCGCCATATATTCACACCTTCGGCGGCAAGACTTTCGTCGTCGCCTTCCCGGGCGAACTGGTCACCTCCGGCGCCCTGCCAGTGCTGGCCCAGGACCTGTCCCTGCTGCTCGGCCTCGGCATCCGCCTGGTCCTGGTGCACGGTTCGCGTCCGCAGGTGGCGGAGCAGCTCGCCCTGCGTAACGTCGAAGGGCGCTTTCACAACGGTGTCCGGATCACCGATACCGCCGCGCTCGAGTGCGCGAAGGAAGCCGCCGGCGAATTGCGCCTCGACATCGAAGCCGCCTTCAGCCAGGGCCTGCCGAACACCCCGATGTCGCATGCCCAGATCAGCATCGTCTCGGGCAACTTCGTGGTCGCCCGTCCGCTCGGCGTGATCGACGGCGTCGACTTCGAGCTCACCGGCGTGACCCGCAAAATCGTGGCCGAGAAGATCCAGCCGATCCTGCAGACCGAGGACAGCCTGGTGCTGCTGTCGCCGCTGGGTTTCTCGCCCACCGGCGAGATCTTCAACCTGACCATGGAAGACGTGGCCGCCTCGGCCGCGATCGCCCTGCACGCCGACAAGCTGATCTTCATCACCGAAACCGGCATGATGACCGACCTCGCCGGCACCGAGATCCGCGAACTGTCCTCGCACCAGGCCGAAGCCGTGCTGCAGGCGGGCTTCCTGCCGCCCGATGCCGCTTTTTACCTGCGCCACGCCATCAAGGCCTGCAACAGCGGCGTGGACCGCGCCCACATCGTGCCCTTCGAGATGGACGGCTCGGCCCTGCTCGAACTGTTCACCCACGACGGCGTGGGCACCATGATCAGCCACGAGAACCTGGAGAGCCTGCGCCAGGCCACAATTGAGGACGTCGGCGGGATTATCAAGCTCATCGAACCGCTGGAAGCCGACGGCACTCTGGTGTACCGCGGCCGCGAACTGATCGAGCGCGAGATCGACCAGTTCTCGGTGATCGACCACGACGGCGTGATCTTCGGCTGCGCCGCGCTCTACCCCTTCCCGGAAGCGAAGATGGGCGAGATGGCCTGCCTGACCGTGAGCCCGGACGCCCAGACCCAGGGCGACGGCGAGCGCATCCTCAAGCACATCGAGAACCGCGCCCGCGCGGCCGGCCTGACCAAGCTGTTTGTGCTGACCACCCGCACCTCGCACTGGTTCAAGAAGCGCGGCTTCGTGCCGGCCACGGTGGACGACCTGCCCAAGGACCGCCAGCACATGTACAACTGGCAGCGCCGGTCACAGGTTTTCATCAAGACTCTATAA
- a CDS encoding oxidative damage protection protein, with protein MARTVQCIKLNKEAEGLDFPPVPGEMGKKLYQSVSKEAWQAWLKHQTMLINENRLNLADDRARKYLAAQMERHFFGDGAADQAQGYVPPTA; from the coding sequence ATGGCCCGCACCGTCCAATGCATCAAACTGAACAAGGAAGCCGAAGGACTGGACTTCCCGCCGGTACCAGGCGAAATGGGCAAGAAGCTGTACCAGTCGGTCTCGAAAGAAGCCTGGCAGGCATGGCTGAAGCACCAGACCATGCTGATCAACGAAAACCGCCTGAACCTGGCGGACGACCGCGCGCGCAAGTACTTGGCGGCGCAGATGGAGCGTCACTTCTTCGGTGACGGCGCTGCCGACCAGGCGCAGGGCTACGTGCCGCCGACCGCTTGA
- the rpiA gene encoding ribose-5-phosphate isomerase RpiA: MTQDELKQAVARAAIDYVVDGEIIGVGTGSTANFFIDELALIKDRIKGTVASSEATASRLRGHGIPVFDLNEVTSMAVYIDGADEITASGAMIKGGGAALTREKIVASVSKKFVCIADGSKLVETLGKFPLPVEVIPMARASVMRQLAALGGQPRLRTKAGSDEAFITDNGGEIIDVVGLSITDPVALEERINQIVGVIAVGLFAKAGANVCLLGTPEGVKTLTF; the protein is encoded by the coding sequence ATGACCCAGGACGAACTCAAGCAAGCCGTGGCGCGCGCCGCGATCGACTACGTGGTGGACGGCGAAATCATCGGCGTCGGCACCGGCTCGACGGCCAACTTCTTCATCGACGAACTGGCCTTGATCAAGGACCGCATCAAGGGCACCGTGGCCTCGTCGGAAGCGACGGCGAGCCGCCTGCGCGGCCATGGCATCCCGGTGTTCGACCTGAACGAGGTCACCTCGATGGCGGTCTACATCGACGGCGCCGACGAGATCACCGCCTCCGGCGCGATGATCAAGGGCGGCGGCGCGGCCCTGACCCGCGAGAAGATCGTGGCCTCGGTGTCGAAGAAATTCGTGTGCATCGCGGACGGTTCGAAACTTGTCGAAACGTTGGGCAAATTCCCGCTGCCGGTGGAAGTGATCCCGATGGCGCGCGCCTCGGTGATGCGCCAACTGGCGGCGCTGGGCGGCCAGCCGCGCCTGCGCACCAAGGCCGGCTCGGACGAAGCTTTCATCACCGACAACGGCGGCGAGATCATCGACGTGGTCGGCCTGTCGATTACCGACCCGGTGGCGCTGGAAGAGCGGATCAACCAGATCGTCGGCGTGATCGCCGTCGGCCTGTTCGCCAAGGCCGGTGCGAACGTCTGCCTGCTGGGCACTCCCGAAGGCGTCAAGACCCTGACTTTCTAA
- a CDS encoding efflux RND transporter periplasmic adaptor subunit produces the protein MKLLTKKRLAIAAGVIVVGGAAAAWWMPKGEPKVPPSKYRTAQVDMGAINQTVTATGTINPVALVNVGSQVSGTVVELNADFNDRVKKGQVLLKLDPTIFNAQIRQYEASRTSAMANLKLAEANYQRNQQLMAQNFVSGTVVDQSRREMDVARANVQLAQAQLDRARADLNNSVIRSPIDGVIIKRTIDLGQTVAASFNTPNLFQIARDLTKMQIDTSVSEADVGALKDGLPARFVVDAYPDREFHATMRQFRLAANVVQNVVTYNVVLDVDNQDEMLKPGMTAQVRLVVANRPNVLRIPTTALRFQLPEEEQEKLRKQEQERAAKDDKVRQVAQKPAAPSQDDDLAFRTASETARQYKVYRLDAKNQPQPVDIRVGLSNFRYTEVVSGGLKVGDQVVTRALAQSKEDM, from the coding sequence ATGAAACTCTTGACCAAGAAGCGCCTGGCGATCGCCGCCGGGGTGATCGTGGTGGGCGGCGCGGCCGCCGCATGGTGGATGCCCAAGGGCGAGCCGAAGGTGCCGCCCTCGAAGTACCGCACCGCGCAAGTCGACATGGGCGCCATCAACCAGACCGTCACCGCCACCGGCACCATCAACCCGGTGGCGCTGGTGAACGTCGGCTCGCAGGTGTCCGGCACCGTGGTCGAACTGAACGCGGACTTCAACGACCGCGTCAAGAAGGGCCAGGTGCTGCTCAAGCTCGACCCGACCATCTTCAATGCCCAGATCCGCCAGTACGAAGCCAGCCGCACGTCCGCCATGGCCAACCTGAAGCTGGCCGAGGCCAACTACCAGCGCAACCAGCAGCTGATGGCGCAGAACTTCGTCTCCGGCACCGTGGTCGACCAGTCGCGCCGCGAGATGGACGTGGCCCGCGCCAACGTGCAGCTGGCCCAGGCCCAGCTCGACCGCGCACGGGCGGACCTGAACAACAGCGTGATCCGCTCGCCGATCGACGGCGTGATCATCAAGCGCACCATCGACCTGGGCCAGACCGTGGCGGCCTCGTTCAACACGCCGAACCTGTTCCAGATCGCGCGCGACCTCACCAAGATGCAGATCGACACCAGCGTGTCGGAAGCCGACGTCGGCGCCCTCAAGGACGGCCTGCCGGCGCGCTTCGTGGTCGACGCCTACCCGGACCGCGAATTCCACGCCACCATGCGCCAGTTCCGCCTGGCCGCCAACGTGGTGCAGAACGTGGTCACCTACAACGTCGTGCTCGACGTCGACAACCAGGACGAGATGCTGAAACCCGGCATGACGGCGCAAGTGCGTCTGGTCGTGGCCAACCGCCCGAACGTGCTGCGCATCCCGACCACCGCCCTGCGCTTCCAGCTGCCGGAAGAGGAACAGGAAAAGCTGCGCAAGCAGGAACAGGAAAGAGCGGCCAAGGACGACAAGGTCCGGCAGGTGGCGCAAAAGCCGGCGGCGCCGAGCCAGGACGACGACCTGGCCTTCCGCACAGCGAGCGAGACCGCGCGCCAGTACAAGGTCTACCGCCTGGATGCGAAGAACCAGCCGCAGCCGGTCGACATCCGCGTCGGCCTGTCGAACTTCCGCTATACCGAAGTGGTGTCGGGCGGCCTGAAGGTGGGCGACCAGGTCGTCACGCGCGCGCTGGCGCAGTCGAAAGAGGACATGTGA
- a CDS encoding ABC transporter ATP-binding protein: protein MIDIRGVTKTYVSGSVETRVLHGIDLQVARGDFVSIMGQSGSGKSTLMNILGCLDQATGGTYLLDGADTRSLSRAQLADIRNRAIGFVFQSFNLIKRMSVAENVALPLIYAGWGRGKARARALQELERVGLGELGKRTPSQLSGGQQQRVAIARALATDPPLLLADEPTGNLDTQTSDDIMNSFRELNKERGITIVLVTHEADVAAYSRRLVRLKDGRVLYDGPSLDGLRQLNAVHMDKPEVPA, encoded by the coding sequence TTGATCGACATTCGCGGCGTCACCAAGACCTACGTCAGCGGCAGCGTCGAGACCCGCGTACTGCACGGGATCGACCTGCAGGTGGCGCGCGGCGACTTCGTGTCCATCATGGGCCAGTCCGGGTCCGGCAAGTCGACCCTGATGAACATCCTCGGTTGCCTCGACCAGGCCACCGGCGGCACCTACCTGCTCGACGGCGCCGACACCCGTTCGCTGTCGCGCGCCCAGCTGGCCGACATCCGCAACCGCGCGATCGGCTTCGTGTTCCAGAGCTTCAACCTGATCAAGCGGATGAGCGTGGCCGAGAACGTGGCACTGCCGCTGATCTACGCGGGCTGGGGCCGCGGCAAGGCGCGTGCGCGCGCCCTGCAGGAACTCGAGCGCGTCGGCCTGGGCGAATTGGGCAAGCGCACCCCGAGCCAGCTCTCCGGCGGCCAGCAACAGCGCGTGGCGATCGCCCGCGCCCTGGCCACCGATCCGCCGCTGCTGCTGGCGGACGAACCGACCGGCAACCTCGACACCCAGACCAGCGACGACATCATGAACAGCTTCCGCGAGCTGAACAAGGAGCGCGGCATCACCATCGTGCTCGTCACCCACGAGGCCGACGTCGCCGCCTACAGCCGCCGCCTCGTGCGCCTGAAGGACGGCCGGGTGCTGTACGACGGCCCGTCGCTCGATGGCCTGCGCCAGCTGAACGCCGTGCACATGGACAAACCCGAGGTGCCGGCATGA
- a CDS encoding ABC transporter permease, translated as MNFVQVLIESFRSMAANRLRTALTMLGIVIGIASVVLLLAIGDSMQRFIGKELQQLGTNMLYVFPGGDRTTAQRARAGAVPSLSLQDAAALNDLPSLTGAAPALQGSFKLSAGNESLNSQVHGVTPAMFKIRNWKLDQGNLFSEADVRASSRMVVIGQKIADQFFYKADPLGQYIRIENVAFQVIGVLAGEGKQIDGSDISEFVLIPITAASANLIKMPFPQNVHYIAAQGRPDMSLKEAEEDVKETLRARHRIRLDSPDDFKVQNMASFAETANTISAGVAMLLGLIGAISLLVGGIGIMNIMLVSVTERTREIGIRMAIGARPGAVLLQFLAESVVICVAGGLVGVAIAAAGAAAITATGKFDVYLTFQGVLVACGFATAVGVFFGFYPARRASRLLPVDCLRYE; from the coding sequence ATGAACTTCGTCCAGGTACTGATCGAATCCTTCCGCTCGATGGCGGCCAACCGCCTGCGCACCGCCCTGACCATGCTCGGCATCGTGATCGGCATCGCCTCGGTGGTCCTGCTGCTGGCCATCGGCGACAGCATGCAGCGCTTCATCGGCAAGGAGCTGCAGCAGCTGGGCACCAACATGCTGTACGTGTTCCCCGGCGGCGACCGCACCACCGCCCAGCGCGCCCGCGCGGGCGCGGTGCCGTCGCTGTCGCTCCAGGACGCCGCGGCGCTCAACGACCTGCCCAGCCTGACCGGCGCGGCGCCGGCGCTGCAGGGCAGCTTCAAGCTCAGCGCGGGCAACGAAAGCCTGAACAGCCAGGTGCACGGCGTCACCCCGGCGATGTTCAAGATCCGCAACTGGAAGCTCGACCAGGGCAACCTGTTCAGCGAAGCGGACGTGCGCGCATCGAGCCGCATGGTGGTGATCGGCCAGAAGATCGCGGACCAGTTCTTCTACAAGGCCGACCCGCTCGGGCAATACATCCGCATCGAGAACGTCGCCTTCCAGGTGATCGGCGTGCTGGCCGGCGAAGGCAAGCAGATCGACGGCTCGGACATCTCGGAATTCGTGCTGATCCCGATCACCGCGGCCAGCGCCAACCTGATCAAGATGCCTTTCCCGCAGAACGTGCACTACATCGCGGCCCAGGGACGGCCTGACATGTCGCTCAAGGAGGCCGAGGAAGACGTCAAGGAAACCCTGCGCGCGCGCCACCGCATCCGCCTGGACAGCCCGGACGACTTCAAGGTGCAGAACATGGCCTCGTTCGCGGAAACCGCCAACACGATCAGCGCCGGCGTCGCCATGCTGCTCGGCCTGATCGGCGCGATCTCGCTGCTGGTGGGCGGGATCGGCATCATGAACATCATGCTGGTGTCGGTGACCGAGCGCACCCGCGAGATCGGCATCCGCATGGCGATCGGCGCGCGGCCCGGAGCGGTGCTGCTGCAGTTCCTGGCCGAGTCGGTGGTGATCTGCGTGGCCGGCGGCCTGGTGGGCGTGGCGATCGCGGCGGCCGGCGCGGCGGCGATCACCGCGACCGGCAAGTTCGACGTCTACCTGACCTTCCAGGGCGTGCTGGTGGCCTGCGGCTTTGCTACGGCCGTGGGGGTGTTCTTTGGATTCTATCCGGCGCGCCGGGCCTCGCGGCTGTTGCCGGTGGATTGCTTGCGTTACGAGTAA
- a CDS encoding methyl-accepting chemotaxis protein: MKINNLKIGIRLGGAFAAVILLMTVMLASMLWQLERIADAKEVMAQTGRKTALAKDWLEGVSANSVRFVAKLRSNVPGDDQYYDERIATARAKVAKVQEQLQAMVDTPEGKALLERALENDRSWYALGDAGFGRKAELGSEHPEVQAFFKDKVAPQMCAYIASLDEMVAYQTGQSEQAQADIDALQLAGRRVLLGVGAFALISAAVFGWLLTRSITHPLAGAVRVARRVASGDLSTDIRVESRDEIGELMGALHAMNASLLNTVSAVRAGTETIVSASQEIAAGNLDLSSRTEQQAASLEETTSSMEELTSTVRLNGDNAQQANLLARQASQLATRGGEVVAQVVDTMASISASSKKIADIIGVIDGIAFQTNILALNAAVEAARAGEQGRGFAVVASEVRNLAQRSASAAKEIRLLIADSVDKVGAGGRLVDEAGDTMQDIVEGIARVTGIMSEIAGASAEQKVGIEQVNAAIVQMDGVTQQNAALVEQAAAATASMQEQALALAELVRVFDIGDGAQPATAGAARVPARMALEYDRLAA; the protein is encoded by the coding sequence ATGAAAATCAATAATCTCAAGATCGGCATCCGGCTGGGCGGCGCCTTCGCCGCGGTGATCCTCCTCATGACAGTCATGCTCGCCAGCATGCTGTGGCAACTCGAGCGGATCGCCGATGCCAAGGAGGTCATGGCGCAGACCGGACGCAAGACGGCGCTTGCCAAGGACTGGCTCGAAGGGGTGTCTGCCAACAGCGTCCGCTTCGTTGCCAAACTCAGGAGCAACGTGCCGGGCGACGACCAGTATTACGACGAGCGGATCGCGACCGCCCGCGCCAAGGTGGCAAAGGTACAGGAGCAACTGCAGGCCATGGTCGATACGCCGGAGGGCAAGGCCCTGCTGGAGCGGGCGCTCGAGAACGACCGCAGCTGGTATGCCCTGGGCGACGCCGGCTTCGGGCGCAAAGCCGAGCTCGGCAGCGAGCACCCCGAGGTCCAGGCTTTTTTCAAGGACAAGGTCGCCCCCCAGATGTGCGCCTACATCGCCTCGCTGGATGAGATGGTGGCCTACCAGACCGGGCAGTCCGAACAGGCCCAGGCCGACATCGACGCCCTGCAGCTGGCGGGACGCCGTGTGCTGCTCGGCGTCGGCGCCTTCGCGCTGATCAGCGCCGCCGTGTTCGGCTGGCTGCTCACCCGCAGCATCACTCACCCGCTGGCAGGCGCCGTGCGCGTGGCGCGGCGCGTCGCGTCGGGCGACCTGAGCACCGACATCCGGGTCGAATCGCGCGACGAGATCGGCGAGCTGATGGGGGCGCTGCATGCCATGAACGCCAGCCTGCTGAACACCGTGAGCGCGGTACGCGCCGGCACCGAGACCATCGTCAGCGCCTCGCAGGAGATCGCCGCCGGCAACCTCGACTTATCAAGCCGCACCGAGCAGCAGGCCGCGTCGCTCGAGGAAACCACTTCGTCGATGGAAGAGCTGACCAGCACCGTGCGCCTGAACGGCGACAATGCGCAGCAGGCCAACCTGCTGGCCCGGCAGGCGTCCCAGCTGGCCACCCGCGGCGGCGAGGTGGTGGCGCAGGTGGTGGACACCATGGCCTCGATCAGCGCCTCCTCGAAGAAGATCGCCGACATCATCGGCGTCATCGACGGCATCGCCTTCCAGACCAATATCCTGGCGCTGAACGCGGCGGTGGAAGCGGCGCGCGCCGGCGAACAGGGGCGCGGTTTCGCGGTGGTGGCGAGCGAGGTGCGCAACCTGGCGCAGCGCTCAGCAAGCGCGGCCAAGGAAATCCGCCTCCTAATCGCCGATTCGGTGGACAAGGTCGGCGCCGGCGGACGCCTGGTCGACGAGGCCGGCGACACCATGCAGGACATCGTGGAAGGCATCGCGCGCGTGACCGGCATCATGTCGGAAATCGCGGGCGCCAGCGCCGAACAGAAGGTCGGCATCGAGCAGGTCAATGCCGCCATCGTCCAGATGGACGGCGTGACCCAGCAGAACGCCGCGCTGGTCGAGCAAGCCGCGGCGGCGACGGCCTCGATGCAGGAGCAGGCCCTGGCCCTGGCGGAGCTGGTGCGCGTGTTCGACATCGGCGATGGTGCGCAACCGGCTACGGCCGGTGCTGCGCGTGTGCCGGCACGCATGGCCCTGGAATACGACAGGCTTGCTGCCTGA
- a CDS encoding Rhs element Vgr protein: MASLLFRDAIDYSRVRIHGRRYMPFQPKNCCMTPNGSMYFHWSCFLPDYTRGDPTAIHWFMHEMVHVWQHQLGYPVRLRGALRIGLSYSYTLREHASLADYNMEAQGDLLADYFVLKFLGKPGAMRQGRYRVSLALYERVLADFLADPADRRSLHRGPARWLVPASLRAR; encoded by the coding sequence ATGGCGTCGCTGCTGTTCCGCGACGCCATCGACTACAGCCGCGTCCGTATTCACGGCCGGCGCTACATGCCCTTCCAGCCAAAGAACTGCTGCATGACGCCGAACGGCAGCATGTACTTTCACTGGTCCTGTTTTCTTCCCGATTACACGCGTGGGGATCCGACGGCGATCCACTGGTTCATGCATGAAATGGTGCACGTGTGGCAGCACCAGCTGGGGTATCCGGTGAGGTTGCGCGGGGCGCTGCGCATCGGGCTTTCCTATTCCTACACGCTGCGCGAGCATGCCAGCCTGGCCGACTATAACATGGAAGCCCAGGGCGACCTGCTGGCCGACTACTTCGTGCTCAAGTTCCTGGGCAAGCCGGGGGCCATGCGCCAGGGGCGCTATCGGGTCAGCCTGGCACTGTACGAGCGGGTGCTGGCGGATTTTCTTGCCGATCCCGCCGACAGGCGCAGCCTGCACCGCGGGCCGGCCCGCTGGCTGGTGCCGGCGAGCCTGCGGGCGAGATAG
- the eda gene encoding bifunctional 4-hydroxy-2-oxoglutarate aldolase/2-dehydro-3-deoxy-phosphogluconate aldolase, which produces MTLLDIMRSASVIPVIAIDDPSHAVPLAKALVAGGIRVLEVTLRTEHGLQAIRDMSTVEGAIVGVGTLTQPEEFAASRDAGAVFGVSPGLTAAMIEAAKKSGLPLLPGVMTPSEVMAAREHGFKQLKLFPAVPAGGVGMLNAIAGPLPDVTFCPTGGISIETAPKFLACKNVACVGGSWLTPKDLIANGDWAGITELAKAASALRAG; this is translated from the coding sequence ATGACCTTACTTGACATCATGCGCTCGGCGAGCGTGATCCCTGTCATCGCCATCGACGATCCAAGCCACGCGGTCCCGCTGGCCAAGGCCCTGGTGGCGGGCGGCATCCGCGTGCTGGAGGTGACGCTGCGCACCGAGCACGGCCTGCAGGCGATCCGCGACATGAGCACCGTTGAAGGCGCGATCGTCGGCGTCGGCACCCTGACCCAGCCTGAAGAATTTGCCGCGTCGCGCGACGCGGGCGCGGTGTTCGGCGTCTCGCCGGGCCTGACCGCGGCCATGATCGAGGCAGCCAAGAAGAGCGGCCTGCCGCTGCTGCCAGGCGTGATGACCCCGTCCGAAGTGATGGCGGCGCGCGAGCACGGCTTCAAGCAGTTGAAGCTGTTCCCGGCGGTGCCGGCGGGCGGCGTGGGCATGCTGAACGCGATCGCCGGCCCGCTGCCGGACGTGACCTTCTGCCCGACCGGCGGCATCTCGATCGAGACCGCGCCGAAGTTCCTGGCCTGTAAGAACGTCGCCTGCGTAGGTGGTTCGTGGCTCACGCCGAAGGACCTGATCGCCAACGGCGACTGGGCCGGGATCACCGAACTGGCGAAAGCGGCTTCCGCGCTGCGTGCGGGCTGA
- the edd gene encoding phosphogluconate dehydratase, translating into MALHPVVEQVTNRIIKRSRPSRAAYLAHMEAARVQGVQRGALSCTNLAHGFAAFPANDKLKLKEYKKPSVAIVSSYNDMLSAHQPFETFPQVIKDAVREVDAVAQFAGGVPAMCDGVTQGQPGMELSLFSRDTIAMATAVAMSHNMFDSALYLGICDKIVPGLLIGALHFGHIPGIFVPGGPMTTGISNKEKAAVRQRYAKGEATREELLENESASYHGAGTCTFYGTANSNQMLMEMMGLHMPGSAFITPGTPLRDALTKAAAQQAVAISQQGGQYMPIGHIVDEKSIVNAIVALHATGGSTNHTLHLIAIARAAGIVVDWNDFDELSKVVPSLTRIYPNGEADVNHFQAAGGPGFIIRELLDAGLAHEDVNTILGRGLRAHCKEPFLGEDGKVVFRDVPEKSGDEAVLRPASNPFANNGGMVLVQGNLGRAVMKISAVKPEYHLVEAPAITFDSQEDFMQRYKDGLLNRDFVAVIRFQGPRANGMPELHALTPALSNLQDAGFKVAMVTDGRMSGASGKVPAAIHVSPEILAGGPLGLVRDGDIIRVDATTGTLEALVTDTVWAARGMASADLSKSHIGMGRELFAMFRSHSSPAEEGAATFPLPSPIQTTVPLHDGIQTDEVQPGSDEDFLFRTQK; encoded by the coding sequence ATGGCGCTGCACCCCGTAGTCGAACAGGTAACGAACCGGATCATCAAGCGAAGCCGTCCGTCGCGCGCGGCCTACCTCGCCCACATGGAAGCCGCCCGCGTGCAAGGCGTGCAGCGCGGGGCGCTGTCGTGTACCAACCTGGCGCACGGCTTCGCCGCCTTCCCGGCCAACGACAAGCTCAAGCTCAAGGAGTACAAGAAGCCGTCGGTAGCGATCGTCTCCTCCTACAACGACATGCTGTCGGCGCACCAGCCCTTCGAAACCTTCCCGCAAGTGATCAAGGACGCCGTGCGCGAAGTCGATGCCGTGGCTCAGTTCGCGGGTGGCGTGCCGGCCATGTGCGACGGCGTGACCCAGGGCCAGCCGGGCATGGAACTGTCGCTGTTCTCGCGCGACACCATCGCCATGGCGACCGCGGTGGCGATGTCGCACAACATGTTCGATTCGGCCCTCTACCTGGGCATCTGCGACAAGATCGTGCCGGGCTTGCTCATCGGCGCGCTGCACTTCGGCCACATCCCGGGCATCTTCGTGCCGGGCGGCCCGATGACCACCGGTATCTCGAACAAGGAAAAGGCGGCCGTGCGCCAGCGCTACGCCAAGGGCGAAGCCACCCGCGAGGAGTTGCTGGAGAACGAATCCGCGTCCTACCACGGCGCGGGCACCTGCACCTTCTACGGCACCGCGAACAGCAACCAGATGCTAATGGAGATGATGGGCCTGCACATGCCGGGCTCCGCCTTCATCACCCCGGGCACCCCGCTGCGCGACGCGCTGACGAAAGCCGCCGCCCAGCAGGCGGTCGCGATCTCCCAGCAGGGCGGCCAGTACATGCCGATCGGGCACATCGTCGACGAGAAGAGCATCGTCAACGCCATCGTCGCGCTGCACGCGACCGGCGGTTCGACCAACCATACGCTGCACCTGATCGCCATCGCCCGCGCAGCCGGCATCGTGGTCGACTGGAACGACTTCGACGAGCTGTCGAAAGTGGTGCCCTCGCTGACCCGGATCTACCCGAACGGCGAAGCCGACGTGAACCACTTCCAGGCCGCCGGCGGCCCCGGCTTCATCATCCGCGAACTGCTCGATGCCGGCCTGGCCCACGAAGACGTCAACACCATCCTCGGCCGCGGCCTGCGCGCGCACTGCAAGGAGCCTTTCCTGGGCGAAGACGGCAAGGTCGTGTTCCGCGACGTGCCCGAAAAGAGCGGCGACGAAGCGGTGCTGCGCCCGGCCAGCAATCCGTTCGCCAACAACGGCGGCATGGTGCTGGTGCAGGGCAACCTGGGCCGCGCGGTAATGAAGATCTCGGCGGTCAAGCCCGAGTACCACCTGGTGGAAGCCCCGGCCATCACCTTCGACTCGCAGGAAGACTTCATGCAGCGCTACAAGGACGGCCTCTTGAATCGCGACTTCGTGGCCGTGATCCGCTTCCAGGGCCCGCGCGCCAACGGCATGCCGGAACTGCACGCGCTGACCCCGGCGCTGTCGAACCTGCAGGATGCCGGCTTCAAGGTGGCGATGGTGACCGACGGCCGCATGTCGGGCGCCTCCGGCAAGGTGCCGGCGGCGATCCACGTGTCGCCCGAGATCCTGGCCGGCGGCCCGCTCGGCCTGGTGCGCGACGGCGACATCATCCGCGTCGACGCCACCACCGGCACCCTGGAAGCGCTGGTGACCGACACCGTGTGGGCCGCGCGCGGCATGGCCAGCGCCGACCTGTCGAAGAGCCACATCGGCATGGGCCGCGAACTGTTCGCGATGTTCCGTTCCCATTCCAGCCCGGCGGAGGAGGGGGCGGCCACGTTCCCGCTGCCATCGCCGATCCAGACCACCGTGCCGCTGCACGACGGCATCCAGACCGATGAAGTCCAGCCCGGTTCCGACGAAGACTTTCTCTTTAGGACGCAGAAATGA